In one Amaranthus tricolor cultivar Red isolate AtriRed21 chromosome 8, ASM2621246v1, whole genome shotgun sequence genomic region, the following are encoded:
- the LOC130820723 gene encoding CLAVATA3/ESR (CLE)-related protein 25-like yields the protein MSKGRFNKYSSKRLLRLITFVSFLWLFLFGLLANGDQTIPTIGRKIIPHSKVDMYYMSKRKVPNGPDPIHNRRAGNSRQPPGQA from the exons ATGAGTAAAGGGAGATTCAATAAGTACTCATCGAAAAGGTTACTAAGACTAATTACATTTGTAagttttttgtggctttttttgTTTGGCCTATTAGCAAATGGAGATCAAACAATACCAACAATTGGAAGGAAGATCATACCACATTCTAAGGTGGATATGTATTACATGAGCAAAAGAAAAGTACCTAATGGTCCTGATCCTATACATAACAG gAGAGCGGGAAATTCAAGGCAACCACCTGGACAAGCTTAG
- the LOC130820724 gene encoding serine/threonine-protein phosphatase PP2A-2 catalytic subunit, with translation MPSQADLDRQIEQLMECKPLSEGDVKTLCDQAREILVEEWNVQPVKCPVTVCGDIHGQFYDLIELFRIGGNAPDTNYLFMGDYVDRGYYSVETVTLLVALKVRYRDRITILRGNHESRQITQVYGFYDECLRKYGNANVWKHFTDLFDYLPLTALIESQVFCLHGGLSPSLDTLDNIRALDRIQEVPHEGPMCDLLWSDPDDRCGWGISPRGAGYTFGQDIAAHFNHTNGLSLISRAHQLVMDGYNWCQEKNVVTVFSAPNYCYRCGNMAAILEIGEHMEQNFLQFDPAPRQIEPDTTRKTPDYFL, from the exons ATGCCGTCACAGGCGGATCTAGATCGGCAGATCGAACAGTTGATGGAATGTAAGCCATTATCGGAAGGAGATGTGAAGACACTTTGCGATCAAGCGAGAGAGATTTTGGTTGAAGAATGGAACGTGCAACCTGTGAAGTGTCCGGTGACGGTTTGTGGAGATATCCACGGACAATTTTACGATCTCATTGAGTTGTTCCGTATCGGCGGAAATGCTCCTGATACTAATTATCTTTTCATGGGAGATTATGTAG ATCGTGGATACTATTCAGTAGAGACTGTTACTCTCCTGGTGGCTTTAAAAGTTCGTTACAGAGATAGAATTACAATTCTTAGAGGAAATCACGAAAGTCGACAAATTACTCAAGT CTATGGTTTCTATGATGAATGTTTAAGgaagtatggaaatgcaaatgtcTGGAAGCATTTCACTGATCTTTTTGATTATCTACCTCTTACAGCTCTTATTGAGAGTCAG GTTTTCTGTTTGCATGGAGGCCTTTCACCATCTTTAGACACATTGGACAACATCCGAGCCTTGGATCGTATACAGGAG GTTCCTCATGAAGGACCAATGTGCGATCTATTGTGGTCTGATCCTGATGATCGATGTGGTTGGGGAATTTCTCCTCGTGGAGCTGGCTACACTTTTGGGCAGGATATAGCAGCTCACTTCAACCACACCAATGGCCTTTCTCTTATTTCTCGAGCCCACCAGCTTgttatggatggttataattgGTGTCAG GAAAAAAATGTAGTGACAGTTTTTAGTGCTCCAAACTACTGCTACCGTTGTGGAAATATGGCTGCAATTCTTGAGATTGGAGAGCATATGGAACAAAACTTTCTTCAGTTTGACCCTGCCCCTCGACAGATTGAACCCGACACCACTCGCAAGACCCCAGACTATTTTTTGTGA